A single genomic interval of Vicia villosa cultivar HV-30 ecotype Madison, WI unplaced genomic scaffold, Vvil1.0 ctg.000742F_1_1, whole genome shotgun sequence harbors:
- the LOC131630824 gene encoding uncharacterized protein LOC131630824 encodes MARGKLSICVAFFVLLIAMEASVAQGQGNGNGNGNGNGNGNNGNNNGKGNDGKDNGNGNNGKNDGKGNNGNGNGNGKEKEKDPKRKTPKDDESAKSENLPALKSGQERAFCNAKNSCQFKTLVCPEECKVRKPKKNKKDKGCFLDCSNKCEATCKVRRANCDGYGSLCYDPRFVGGDGVMFYFHGATGGNFAIVSDDEFQINAHFIGTRPQGRTRDYTWVQALSVMFDTHTLVIAANRVTQWNDNVDSLTVKWDGELVTIPTDGDAEWKTNGDEREVVVERTDDKNSVRVTVSGSLELDIRVRPIGEKENKAHNYQLPSDDAFAHLETQFKFKNPTDSIEGVLGQTYRPSYVSPVKRGVAMPMMGGEDKYQTPSLFSTSCKLCRFQRPSTSQGLIAQY; translated from the exons ATGGCTAGAGGAAAGTTGAGTATCTGTGTGGCCTTCTTTGTCTTACTTATCGCTATGGAAGCTTCCGTTGCTCAAGGCCAAGGAAACGGCAATGGCAACGGAAATGgtaatggtaatggtaacaatgggAACAATAATGGTAAAGGTAACGACGGTAAGGATAATGGTAACGGTAACAATGGAAAGAATGATGGTAAAGGTAACAACGGTAATGGAAACGGGAACGGAAAGGAGAAGGAGAAAGATCCCAAAAGGAAGACTCCGAAAGATGATGAATCTGCTAAGTCTGAAAATTTGCCAGCTCTGAAATCGGGACAGGAGCGAGCTTTCTGCAACGCCAAAAATAGTTGTCAATTCAAGACACTTGTATGTCCAGAAGAGTGCAAAGTCAGGAAGCCAAAGAAGAACAAGAAGGATAAAGGTTGTTTCCTTGACTGCAGCAACAAATGTGAAGCCACTTGCAAGG TTAGAAGAGCAAACTGTGATGGCTATGGTTCATTGTGCTATGATCCTCGCTTTGTTGGTGGGGACGGTGTGATGTTCTACTTCCACGGAGCCACGGGAGGAAACTTTGCCATAGTTTCAGACGACGAATTCCAAATCAACGCGCACTTCATCGGTACTCGGCCTCAAGGAAGGACACGCGACTACACATGGGTGCAAGCACTTTCTGTCATGTTCGACACTCACACTCTTGTTATTGCAGCCAATAGAGTAACTCAATGGAATGACAATGTTGACTCTCTTACCGTGAAATGGGACGGTGAATTAGTAACCATTCCTACTGACGGCGATGCGGAATGGAAGACTAATGGAGATGAAAGGGAGGTGGTTGTGGAGAGAACAGACGATAAAAACAGTGTTAGAGTTACAGTTTCGGGTTCGCTTGAACTGGACATAAGGGTAAGGCCTATtggagaaaaggaaaacaaaGCTCATAATTACCAATTGCCATCAGATGATGCTTTTGCTCATTTGGAGACACAATTCAAGTTTAAAAATCCTACTGATTCTATTGAAGGAGTTTTGGGTCAAACTTATAGGCCAAGTTATGTTAGTCCTGTAAAGAGAGGTGTTGCTATGCCAATGATGGGAGGAGAAGACAAGTACCAAactccatctctcttttcaacATCCTGCAAACTCTGTCGGTTCCAGAGGCCGTCTACTAGCCAAGGATTGATTGCTCAATATTGA